TTAGTTGACTCTACCTTGCTcacttcaattttaaacCGTTTTCAAAGGTTCTATCAACTCCATCGCACCGGTACTTTTTAAGATCATTTAATGATATACGTTGTATAACATAATAGATGATTCACTAAAAAAACTCACCGTAGTACTGATTGCATCCTTATAAGCCTAACAAAATATGTAATTATTCTGTTAAGttatttacaatatttGTATTTGCCGCTCAATATTGTTTAGCGCAATAAGGTGATATAGCCTGGCCAAAGCAGAGAATGTCGAAGAATCTTTCTACTTGCAAAGCAATTGAAAGTTGAGGCTTTATTCTTGTTTTTAACCCTCAATAATGTCTctaaaccaaaaaataacaaaggCAGTTGCTCTTTGGCCGAAGGATGAATTGCGACCTTGGTTGTCGTTTCCTAAGACTCTTGACACATCTATTAGAGCCAGACTTCAAAAGATGCCACCTCAACAGGCTAATAAGCAGTTAAACGCTTTGAATAATTTGCTTGATAATGTCTATTGGAATAAGGTATGCTTCTTATTACGTGCCTTGATAGGGTCGCCTTACCTTTGTTCGCCTTTTAACCAAATTGTAGTATATCCCCAAGCAAGTAGTATTGAAACCACAATTTAAACCTTCTTACTACGAAAGTCTTACCCaaataagaagaaaagaagagaaagcTCCTCTTTGGAAAAGATTGTTTAAACGGAAATGAACTCCCATTATGCGCCTGCGAGACAtcctatttatttatgcCTTGATTTCATAATACTTCAATTAATGTGTTACTTCTATGACTTTCTAGGTTAAATGATCTTTCGAGatatatactttttttatatctcTTTACTGCGCcttgatgaaaatttaaagacaAAGTGATATCTTACTAGTTATGAGGGTGGGCTATTTTAATCTAAATTGTCTGTCTCAATGTCATTTCTTgtgttaaaaattcattttcgaCTAAATAACGAATGGAAACACGATAAAAGtagataaataaaaactgtCCTTATAAAGCAttagtataaaaaatatattcatTGCAGCACCACTTTCGATTACCAAGTAAAATCTCTCAGCAATGCGACAATTTcgaaaaaagtaaagaccaaaaaaaaaaccatcctttttttgatacaaaaaaaaaaaaaaactagtAATACACATAAACCAAAACAAATAGAATCGTCACATTCAGATACAAATGATAAAACATTCTTCATAATTTTCTGTTTccttataaaaaaaagcttgcTTCTTTAAACAGCCGATCTCGATGAGCCGTGTTGACTTTGTGAACATAACCAAAGTGCCTCAATTGCTAATGAGCGTACAGTGAGGTGCTTTACTTGGTCACTGGCAGCGGCGGCAAGTAATTCATAGATATGTGCATCTTCGACTAGTGTATGCAATTCTGGACTGAGCACCTCTCTGAATTCGCCAGAGTTTAATCGGTAAATAATCCTTCCAATAGTCTGAATAGCAATGCATCTCTGGGTTGGGAAACTTGAACGCAAAAGATGAGCCAGCTCAACTAAAGTGTATCCGGCACTAAATGGTGCGTCTCCATGATGATGAAGTCCTTCATTAACAGGGATTGTTTGACTTTGAGAGGGGGTTATAATTTCACCTTTGAAGCCAAATCGAATTTCATGAGCATGCAAACTCTCGACAGAAGGATGATAACTATTCTCGGCAGGACTGGGATCATGCAGCCATTgcatttgcttttcatcAACAGGTAAATTCggaaaatatttatcatGAAGTTGTTCATAAAAACTTGGGTCATTAGGATCCAGCGTTACTTGCTTCTCTGGAAGATGCGTAGTATCAAATTCCAATGGCGCACCATCATTACTTGTTGTACCGTCACTGAGGGCTGGAGAATGTTTTTTGGGGCTATGTTTCGCATCTTCTGACGCATCGTCCTCTTCGTTACCTTTAATTGGAGCTAAAGTTGGAAgggaaaatatttttgtcaGTTCCTCGGCTTTATCTGGAAACATAACTCGCTTTGTTTGACGAGATCGAATCTCAGCTTGGCTCAGCGCCATCGGGGGAGAGGGAGAACCGGAGGAGCTATCGACTGCCTCACTAGACAAAACGCTTTGAAGATTGCGATTCAATTTTTCAGAACTccttaatttttcattcgATAAAAAGCTATCATCACTGGGACGCTGACTTAGGTCGGGTGTGTTAACTTGGGAGGACCGATCTTTCCTTTGTGCCAATTCACGTTCCGCCTTCTTTTTAAACGCTCTCTTTTTCAACATCTCCAGCAAGTCATCACGAATAGTGGCCCTAATTTCCTCTTGAGCTCCTTCAATTTCCAGATCATTCATCCTTTCCAAACGAACGCGATTTTCCTCATCAATACCTTGATCATCCAAATTCCCTTTTCCTTCCAAACCCGGAGATTCCTTATTCTTTCGAAGCATCTTCTCCTTATAAGCACTCATTGATTTCGATTCTCGTTTCGGCAATGTTCGTGAAACGGCTGGAAATCCCCTAGCATGCCGCTGAACTGACCTCTTCACTTCAACAAGTTGCTTCGGCGgtttttcaacaatatcACCTATCACATTTGAGAATACACTCCTGTGATTCTCCATAGCgattgaattttgaaaatatctGCTTTTTGTATGTAGatgtttcctttttataaGAATTTAAGGgtcaatttcttcaaaccTCACGAATAAAGCCCTCTGAGATAGTATTATGAGATTCTgattaaatgaataataaatacttCAACCTTATGAGTTTTTTCTCCCTTTCACTATTTACATACCATTTGGTAGATTGCAGGGATGGTTACGTTTTCTCTCATTTTCTTAGCTATTTTGCGCTCACAAAATAACGGTACATCTCACTATATATGATAACGTAACtgtaaaaattgatttattgtatggaaaaaaaactaaatgtTTACATGATATGAAAAATGGATggttttttccttttttaattcaatacttttcatttaatattaaaagtgcataataaataattaattcgtgaaaaagttttctagttataaaagagaaattatGAGAAAGATAGTATCCGAGTTTAATAGGACTTGGGCTATCCTTGAAgattaaagaaagaaagaagttaTTAGAAGAAACGACATTcatccaaaaagaaaaaatagagaaCAGAAAAATGAGTGGCGAGTAGAAGATTAGAcaagaaaagaatgatAAACactaaaaatatttcgTCTCAGAGAAAATATCTTAATTCAAAcataaaaacgaaaaacGTCGCTTTAACCCTTTTTCATATGACACACCTAAAACCAAACGCAGATGAGATGCGACTAATTATTAGCTCAATGTAAACTTCTTGTCCGTTGCCTATCAGGCGAAGAGTTAGAAGATACAGATCGTCTTGAATTGAGCAGAGCCCCATAAATACATCAATTATTCCAATATACATAAATCTTGAATCAATGTTCAATTATAGCAATTAAGTTTGGAATCCGtgctttgaaaataaaaattggatTAAACTTGAATCTAAGATTCATGTCGGAGACCAACGATTGTCGAATTTTGTAGATGGtaaccaaaaaagaaaaggcCATTGTTGAATTGTTGCAAcatgaaaaaacaaaaaataaaaaatatgaattcCGATGATGAAcaacaatgaaaaaaataagacacgcaaaattaaagaattggGGAGTGAAACTTTGGAAAAAGCATTAGAGAGTATGGTGGAGGgagataaaaaatctttggaagacttcttttttaagttttcgAACTTCTTTAACAgatttttttgactttCAAGTTCTGATGCCAGTAAAGAGAGACCAGCGGCAAATTGGGAATCGTTCAAAGTCTCCGTTTTAGGGATGTAAGGGATGTGAAAGAAAGGGCTGggaaaagtaatttttagattttgaTACGGAGGGTGATTTTGGAAGGGTTGAGGCGCCTtttccttaaaaaatagtCTCAACTGCTCGTTTTCCAACTGAAGATGTGCAACCTTTTCTTCTAAAATCATGTTTGACTCCATAAAAGCGcctctttctttttgttccGACAAAGATTCTTTCTTCATGTAATCTGTTTCctattaaacaaattagTAAACTGGCTTGTCTCTACCTCGAATAAGGCATATTCTTAAAAATCATACCGttttcctttccttttctaCAGCATGGATTAGCTCTTCCATTCTCACAATATGGGCTTGCTGTTGCTCATACTCTTCATGAATGGTTTGTAATTGAGCTGCATACTCCTTAGAATCACGAAGAGCTTCacgaaattttttctcCCAGGTTTTCGCTTGGGTATAACAAGACTTGCAAGCTTCTTCCGAAGAATCCAATTCCTCCAATAATTTTGCATTTCGCGCGTTTAGTTCTTTAACTTGCTCGTCTTTAGAACGTAATTCTGCCGCTTGAAGCTCTATCCTTTCATAAAGCTGTTGAATTAAAGAATCATCAGCATTTTCCTTGTTTATATGAGAAAATCCTTTATTTGATccatattcatttttagtTCGAAACATTGACAAAGGGGTTGAATGACTCAAAGGTGATCCTTTTCTTGGTGTTATGTAACTTGCGTCTTGATAAAACATatcttttctctttattcGATTTTCTGATATTTTTTGAGGCTTCGCTACACTTTTTCTTGGTAATACCCCATTCTCGCGCAAAGCTAATTTGTTTACAGGAAGGGTATCAGGGTCAAGACCAGTTAACtcataaaacaaattcttAATTTCACTCGTAGACACTACAATCTCACTGTTATCTTTTATAAAATCTTGGGCCGATTGTCTTTGCTCATTATCAAGCAAAGGGGCCTCTGGATTAAGTCGCAATGCGTCAACATCGTCGacaatttctaaaaatgcTTGAATGGAAACCTGTCGAAAATTAGAAACTATTTTTCAAGTAATGAGAAATTACTTTTCCTGTATAATCTGGGTCGTATTGGCGCACAATATCGTCAAAAGGGATGTATTCATCCATTTTGATTGTTTATTGACATGTGCTTTGGTTAAACAGAATTAGTATAAAGGCAGGTTTGTTAACGATAACTTGTGCgattttcttatttttgtaatgtAATGCAGAACAATACGTTATAGAAGTTGccttaaaaaagtaaacaaagtGCAAGTCAAAACATAAACAGGATATTTTAGCAAAATGTTGCAGTACgaaatgtataaaattgttagcaaaatcatcttcaaaataaattattttttactgaTTGAGTTAAAGTGGAAGGAAAGCTTTACActtacctttttttaaaaaacaaacaaataaataaacagaTAAACAAATGTGATCCGTTTCTTGAATCTAGATTTACTTAATTGAAGTAAATAGACTACTTAACTTAGAAAATTTACTACAATCATAAACAAGTGAAATTCTGCTCtcctttattttacaaCGATGCACAAAAAGTTAGTCAGCGTTCCGACTAATTGGCGGTAGTAGAAATAGTAATTATacaaattctttaaaattttctaaaaagtatattagtatcaaatttttcttttgactATTTCACTGATTATGTTAGGCTATGGATTAATAGCTATTGAACTCGGTTTTCTTTGCATGGAATAAGCAAACTCACATTAAAAGTTGGTAAGTCGTTTTTAAAAGAGATGAAAAAGCTTAACTGTGACGATTATATCTCCTACTTCTCTATTCAATTACTGACAGCTTACACATAACAATGATAATATGGAGGATCGTGTTGCTTCAATGGTGCAAcgatattttatttaggAATTTCAGTAATCTAAAACatacttaaaaataaataaatctaAACTATAAGCTTATCGAATTCCCAATACTCGTTCACTAGTACACGGAGTCTTTGTCTACCTCTCCTTAACCAAACTGTTGAAAGCTGAGAAACCTGTGAAACTATTTCtaaaaatcattcaaaCTAGGACTTTTATTGAACTTATGCGGTGATTGAAGATCCCTATGCAAATTGTAGGCTATTTGTCTGCAGATTCGCAGAGTAATCCTGATTTAAAATCCGAAAATgaagcaaaagaagaaaagccTATTGGGAGGAGACACACAATGTCACCAGTCCCTGCCACAtctgaaaataaatattttggcAAATCTCCTTTGTCAGGGTCTCGTAAACCTCGAAGAAGCCGATCACTTCATAAGGAACGTAGCTACATGAGGAAATTCTTTGATATGGATATGGAGGAAAGCAAAgactttgaaaatgatCAATCTTTACTAGTAACGCTTAAAGTATCGACTTCCTTGggtcaaaaaattgagaataTATTACACCCAAAACTCAGCAATGATACCAACTCAACTGCCTTTCCGCCTGCTAAGTCGTCGGGAGAAGCATCAGATACTAATATTTTAGTTGAGAATATTAATTCACAGGAAACAGTTAATTCTTCCCCCCTTGTTTCCGAGTTACATTATTCAAACTTAGCAGATTCACCTAGTAATCTGCGAAATACTGTCACATCCATGCACCCGTTTTTCATGTCAAAGTCTGTGAAAAAGAATTCTGAAATCAAATTTGTAAGTGAAGAAAGAGGCGGTACTAAGCCAGAGAGGTTACTTGATCCATTATGGCCGACACCCGATTCCCAGAGTATGTTAGAGTATGCCGGCTCTATTGAGCCGAGTGTTTTCTGGTTTCCGAAAAAGCATTTAGAAGAAGCCATTTTAGAAGAGACCTCTCATCTTTCGTTTAAGGAGGTTCTTTCCTCCACCACCGCGAATATGATAACCCCATTAGCtgagaaaaataaaacagaaGTATTACAGGTTACTCCTTCTAAACTTCATACTTTTGCTTTGGAATCGTTGTGCTTTTCACCGGCTccttttattcaaaaggTTTTGTCAAGACTTTTGCCATCAGATCCTAATGTTGAAATGCCAATGATCCCAcaaatattagaaaaaggACTGTGGGTGTCAAAATATGCTCCATCTAAAACACAAGATTGCTGTGCGTTCTCTCAATGCCTTTCGAAGATAGCGGATTGGCTAAGGTCATGTAGGTTGACCAAACCTGAAAGCTCATCTGTACCTCCTTCATCTTCTATATCTCGATCCTCGACTATTCATTCTTGTACATCTtctaaaagaaatgaagatTCTCTTTCGGAAAGTGACTTTGAACCGGATAtcattgaagaagaagatgattcCGACGAGTTCAATCCTTCTGTGTCGCgtaaaaaagcaaagctTACATCTTCTCAATTTTCTAACTGGATGCTTGTTACTGGTGTTACGGGAATAGGAAAGACTTCATGCTTATATGCCATATGTCGTGAGCttaattttgaagttgTTGAAATACACCCGGGAATGAGACGCTCGGGAAAAGAGCTGCTTGAACGGATTGGTGAGCTAACACAAAGTCATATCGTTGATAAATCTAGGCTTAATAATACTCCTGACATTCTTATCCTACTTGAAGAAgttgatattttatttcaggACGATCGTGGCTTTTGGCAAGCAGTCTCTactttaattgaaaaatctaAACGTCCTGTTGTCATGACTTGTAATGGTAGGGAGAATGTTTTAGTTTTTCCACTACTAACATAATTTTAGAAACTGATTTTTTACCTTCTGCCTTTCTTCAGGAAGACCACATTGTGCAATTTCAGTCCATCTCTTCTGCCTTGCTAACCGACTATATTTCTAGTGTATTGTATGCTGATCGTTGCATCATATCAAGAAATGTTGTTGAATCAATAAGCTACAGATATGGTTCTGATTTGCGAGGTATACTAATGCAATTAAACTTTTGGTCCCTTGTAAATTTCCCTTCTTTGCCTTCTAAAGATAAGCAAGATGATTCTCATGAACCATTTATTGAGGCAACTATTTCTGCCTTTGATGAAGGCGTTGGAGTTTACAACCCACGAATTCAAACTAGTGAAGATTTACTGCAAACGTATTCTGAGGAACAAATGGGAGATATTGGGTTACTGTTCATGCCGAATTTAGTAAATTGGAGAAAAGTTTGCGTCCCAAAGTCTGAAATGGAAGAGAAGGAAGCAATTatggaaaaattaatttacagCCATCAATACGCGGACTCTCTCTCTTATGTAGATTACCGCTTTAGCTCTCAACCCACTATTTATGAGACTTATGAGTTAATGAATGATTCCGCGTCATTTGAAGATATGAGTTTGGAATGTCGGGATAATTGCGCTAACGCGTTTCAAGATAATCTTGTGGGATTTCCAACGATTTCGAATCCCTTTCATGCCAACGCTCCTCCCGAACCCCATGAATTAAAGCTTCAATACCATTcattttgctttattaataacttattttcaaaaagctcTTTGAAAGCTATTTCCAGTAACGATAGCATTGTTCCAAAAGCTCTCAATAACCGTGAATTACAGCTATCTGCATTAGCGTCAACTATAGGTTACAAGTACggttacaaaaaaaatagaaaatctTACTTACTGTTTAATTTAGACTTGATCCGGATGATGTTTATAACATTCTTTCGTTTTTATCATTTGCTAATTCACAGGTCACCTCTTATACCCCCCCTAACAGCATTGACCGTCCTAATGACATTTTGATCCTTGAAGTTGCACCCTTTGTTCGTTGTATGCGAAGATATGATCGCATTCGTCTAAACAGCTATAAGTTGCTT
This region of Schizosaccharomyces pombe strain 972h- genome assembly, chromosome: II genomic DNA includes:
- the rba50 gene encoding RNA polymerase II-associated protein, which encodes MENHRSVFSNVIGDIVEKPPKQLVEVKRSVQRHARGFPAVSRTLPKRESKSMSAYKEKMLRKNKESPGLEGKGNLDDQGIDEENRVRLERMNDLEIEGAQEEIRATIRDDLLEMLKKRAFKKKAERELAQRKDRSSQVNTPDLSQRPSDDSFLSNEKLRSSEKLNRNLQSVLSSEAVDSSSGSPSPPMALSQAEIRSRQTKRVMFPDKAEELTKIFSLPTLAPIKGNEEDDASEDAKHSPKKHSPALSDGTTSNDGAPLEFDTTHLPEKQVTLDPNDPSFYEQLHDKYFPNLPVDEKQMQWLHDPSPAENSYHPSVESLHAHEIRFGFKGEIITPSQSQTIPVNEGLHHHGDAPFSAGYTLVELAHLLRSSFPTQRCIAIQTIGRIIYRLNSGEFREVLSPELHTLVEDAHIYELLAAAASDQVKHLTVRSLAIEALWLCSQSQHGSSRSAV
- the cbp6 gene encoding respiratory chain complex assembly protein Cbp6; the protein is MSLNQKITKAVALWPKDELRPWLSFPKTLDTSIRARLQKMPPQQANKQLNALNNLLDNVYWNKYIPKQVVLKPQFKPSYYESLTQIRRKEEKAPLWKRLFKRK
- the elg1 gene encoding DNA replication factor C complex subunit Elg1 — encoded protein: MQIVGYLSADSQSNPDLKSENEAKEEKPIGRRHTMSPVPATSENKYFGKSPLSGSRKPRRSRSLHKERSYMRKFFDMDMEESKDFENDQSLLVTLKVSTSLGQKIENILHPKLSNDTNSTAFPPAKSSGEASDTNILVENINSQETVNSSPLVSELHYSNLADSPSNLRNTVTSMHPFFMSKSVKKNSEIKFVSEERGGTKPERLLDPLWPTPDSQSMLEYAGSIEPSVFWFPKKHLEEAILEETSHLSFKEVLSSTTANMITPLAEKNKTEVLQVTPSKLHTFALESLCFSPAPFIQKVLSRLLPSDPNVEMPMIPQILEKGLWVSKYAPSKTQDCCAFSQCLSKIADWLRSCRLTKPESSSVPPSSSISRSSTIHSCTSSKRNEDSLSESDFEPDIIEEEDDSDEFNPSVSRKKAKLTSSQFSNWMLVTGVTGIGKTSCLYAICRELNFEVVEIHPGMRRSGKELLERIGELTQSHIVDKSRLNNTPDILILLEEVDILFQDDRGFWQAVSTLIEKSKRPVVMTCNETDFLPSAFLQEDHIVQFQSISSALLTDYISSVLYADRCIISRNVVESISYRYGSDLRGILMQLNFWSLVNFPSLPSKDKQDDSHEPFIEATISAFDEGVGVYNPRIQTSEDLLQTYSEEQMGDIGLLFMPNLVNWRKVCVPKSEMEEKEAIMEKLIYSHQYADSLSYVDYRFSSQPTIYETYELMNDSASFEDMSLECRDNCANAFQDNLVGFPTISNPFHANAPPEPHELKLQYHSFCFINNLFSKSSLKAISSNDSIVPKALNNRELQLSALASTIGYKLDPDDVYNILSFLSFANSQVTSYTPPNSIDRPNDILILEVAPFVRCMRRYDRIRLNSYKLLLSSKGRSASHISRRGAASILRSAGYNYGRLQYLEGSDRILSTWFSTTLD
- the kms2 gene encoding protein Kms2, translating into MDEYIPFDDIVRQYDPDYTGKVSIQAFLEIVDDVDALRLNPEAPLLDNEQRQSAQDFIKDNSEIVVSTSEIKNLFYELTGLDPDTLPVNKLALRENGVLPRKSVAKPQKISENRIKRKDMFYQDASYITPRKGSPLSHSTPLSMFRTKNEYGSNKGFSHINKENADDSLIQQLYERIELQAAELRSKDEQVKELNARNAKLLEELDSSEEACKSCYTQAKTWEKKFREALRDSKEYAAQLQTIHEEYEQQQAHIVRMEELIHAVEKERKTETDYMKKESLSEQKERGAFMESNMILEEKVAHLQLENEQLRLFFKEKAPQPFQNHPPYQNLKITFPSPFFHIPYIPKTETLNDSQFAAGLSLLASELESQKNLLKKFENLKKKSSKDFLSPSTILSNAFSKVSLPNSLILRVLFFSLLFIIGIHIFYFLFFHVATIQQWPFLFWLPSTKFDNRWSPT